The genomic DNA CAGCAAAATCAGGCCTATATCCATAAGAAATAGAAGGTCTAAAAGTATGCCTAATAGCTTTTAACCGTCCTTTTTTAAAATTAAATGTACCATAAATATTAGTAGATAAAGAAACACCTAAATTATATTCGTTAAAACGATTAAATCCACTAATAATATCATTTACAGGGGCTCCCAGTCCTAAATCTCTATTTTTATTAGGAATATTCGGGTCATAGCGTTTGTTAATTCTATCAAAATACCAAACATCTTTATAATTAGCACTAGGAGATAAGGTAAAGTATTTCGCAACTTTTAAGTTCGTGTTTGTGCTTAAATTATGTTGTACTCCCGTTTTTGCTGTTCGAAACATTTCGGATGTAAAAAATAGGTTATCAGGAACATTGATTCTATATTCTCCTTGCATACTATAGGTAACCCCTAATTTTTGAATAGGGTTCTTTTTTACCCCCCCCTTTCCTGCAAAAGGGTAAAGACGTTCCATATTTAATTGTAAAGAAGGAAGGGTCATCGTAACAATTTGCGTATTCGTATTTTGAGAATGCGTAGCATTTAAGCTCATGTTAAAAGGAGTTCCTACAAAATTTTTATAATAAGAAATAGAGGAATTTAAAGTATTCGTTAAAAATTGAGAATTGTTAAACTCATTTAATGATTGCCTGTAATATTTACTACTTCCTAAGTTTACAGAAGCAGAAAATCGTGAATTAGGACTTGATTTAGTATCTTGGCTATGGCTCCAAGTAATGTTAAAATTACTTCTTTTGTCATAGTTACTTAATCCTCTAATTCCTTGAATAATATTTTCAAATCGAAAACTAAAATTACCATTAAAACGATACCTAACATTATAATTAGAGTCTGTACGTAATCCCCAGCTACCATTTGTATATAAATCTCCTAATATAGTTAAATCAACGTAATCATTGATTGAAAAATAATATCCCCCATTTTGTAAGAAGAACCCTTGTCGATCATTTTCACCCCAAGAAGGAATGATAAAACCAGAGGTTTGTTTTTCAGTCAAAGGGAAATAGGCAAAAGGTAAAAAAACAGGTGTAGGTACATCAGCTAGTACCAAATTACTACCTCCTACAATGATCTTTTTACCAGGAATAAGTTTGGCTTTGCTCGTAGCAATGTAATAATCAGGCTTTTTCTTCTTAGATGTCGTAAAACGTAGATTTCTCATGTAAATAGTAGAATCATTCACACGTTTTGTTTTTTCACCATATGTTATAATCCCACTTTGAACAGTCTTTACACCATATACTAAAGCGCGTCTTGTTTTAAAATTATACAAAATAGAGTCTTGCTCAGATTCTTGACTTCCTTGTTTAAAAACAGGTCGTTGCTTATAGCCAAGACTATCTTTAATCCCTTTGGCTAATACAGTATTATTCTTATAATCAATAATAATAATACCAGCCTTTAAATTGATATCAGTATAAGTAACCCTAGCATTATTGTAGAGAGTAATTGTTTTTTCTTTAGCATTCTGAAGTGTATAATCTTGGGCATCATGACTAATAATACCGTCGATAGCTTCTTTAGGCTTAATAGAATCAATGCTCACAGCAGTGGTGTCTTTAGTTTTTAAAAGGGAAGTCTTTTTTTCAGTATGAATGATACTGTCTATTTTATTTACCTTTTGAAAAGGGATAGGTTTCTTTTTTAGCTCTTGAGAATAACTTTGCTTGCTATAAAAAAAACTAAAAAATAAAAGTATGTATGATAGATTTGTTTGCAATGCTTTAAATGCTATTTTTGTACGATGAGTAAAAGTATGGCTCAATTATTGAAGCACCAAATTTGAGAAGCCAAAAATAGTTAAATTTTATTGATGCAATTTTTAAAACCTTACAAAATTTATACCGCAACGAAAATTTTGCGAATTTTCTTGTTCTCTTTCTTCTTTCTAGTAGAGCCTTTTTCTTTAGTAG from Tenacibaculum maritimum NCIMB 2154 includes the following:
- a CDS encoding putative LPS assembly protein LptD, whose product is MQTNLSYILLFFSFFYSKQSYSQELKKKPIPFQKVNKIDSIIHTEKKTSLLKTKDTTAVSIDSIKPKEAIDGIISHDAQDYTLQNAKEKTITLYNNARVTYTDINLKAGIIIIDYKNNTVLAKGIKDSLGYKQRPVFKQGSQESEQDSILYNFKTRRALVYGVKTVQSGIITYGEKTKRVNDSTIYMRNLRFTTSKKKKPDYYIATSKAKLIPGKKIIVGGSNLVLADVPTPVFLPFAYFPLTEKQTSGFIIPSWGENDRQGFFLQNGGYYFSINDYVDLTILGDLYTNGSWGLRTDSNYNVRYRFNGNFSFRFENIIQGIRGLSNYDKRSNFNITWSHSQDTKSSPNSRFSASVNLGSSKYYRQSLNEFNNSQFLTNTLNSSISYYKNFVGTPFNMSLNATHSQNTNTQIVTMTLPSLQLNMERLYPFAGKGGVKKNPIQKLGVTYSMQGEYRINVPDNLFFTSEMFRTAKTGVQHNLSTNTNLKVAKYFTLSPSANYKDVWYFDRINKRYDPNIPNKNRDLGLGAPVNDIISGFNRFNEYNLGVSLSTNIYGTFNFKKGRLKAIRHTFRPSISYGYRPDFAADHNLQVQQSANPNDLLTYSPFENGIYGQPGSGVSNAIGITLNNVLEAKVATKDPNSDKEDQKITLLNNLNFSARYNIAADSLRWSPVSASAGTRLFKDKLALNANATLDPYQVNSKGIRINKFNGSLFRVTNVRVTANYSISSKDFEKDNDPKQNSQGNGAQNTPDVFGENMKTSNGFANNSSNNQNNNERETKKAALYKAKIPWTLNLVYAMNYASNGVTSDISNNSLMFSGDIELSPKWKVGFSSGYDIKRNAFTYTRLNFSRDLDSWRFNFNWTPFGTNSSYYFFIGVKASVLSDLKWDKNKPPDRRLF